In Colletotrichum higginsianum IMI 349063 chromosome 3, whole genome shotgun sequence, a genomic segment contains:
- a CDS encoding Epoxide hydrolase: MATPLESSAILSGDEIKPYRIHVSSKYLDLTKQKLELTRLPHETVESKSRDWWEPKTQIEPLIDFWLERYDWREQEVVFNDQLPQFRTAVTVPGSDSSVRLHFVHVRSPHEHAVPLLLLPPFPFTNLSLRHLIQPLAQPQDPDGQQPFHVVVPSLPGLGFSDALPGNTPVIPVTAGILDLVMARLSYTGYLVSNTSSAASSPAEIDWKLANRLATHHPGTCLGAHFINPSLKAPSLKEAPLEWMKWSLAKFFRAPILGYQSEDIRSLDRTEHARQRESAPAVEPNTPSYALCDSPVGLLALVLRVLRVLGTRKEFSAAEIITFTQTAWLPGPEAAMRFWAHCLTQREEEKPTLEPGKKPTVAITVFSASGDTGTAGAEARDALPHATPTHHVCPAWANVSYDAAYVRRVAGNPGLVAWDRPELIGEGVRGLARRLLSPDGRLKGSGQPSTAPLRGVVVNPSDVPPSAGGQRSKLQSPRTAAAPSTPQIETATWRLQRIREASETPQKTARQGDHEGETPDPDFDGASPDTIVVTPPPNEGLR, translated from the exons ATGGCAACCCCTCTGGAGTCCAGCGCTATTCTCTCGGGAGACGAGATCAAGCCTTATCGCATCCAT GTCTCCAGCAAATATCTCGATCTCACGAAACAGAAGCTGGAGCTCACGAGACTGCCGCACGAGACTGTGGAGTCCAAGTCTCGGGACTGGTGGGAGCCAAAGACCCAGATCGAGCCTCTCATCGACTTCTG GCTTGAGAGGTACGATTGGCGAGAGCAAGAGGTCGTGTTCAACGACCAGCTGCCCCAGTTCCGTACCGCCGTGACTGTGCCCGGCTCGGACTCCTCAGTCCGGCTTCACTTCGTCCATGTGAGGTCGCCCCACGAGCACGCCgtcccgctcctcctcctaccccccttccccttcacGAACCTCTCGCTTCGGCACCTCATCCAGCCCCTAGCGCAGCCCCAAGACCCGGACGGGCAGCAGCCCTTTCACGTTGTCGTCCCCTCGCTGCCCGGCCTTGGCTTCAGCGACGCCTTGCCCGGCAACACCCCCGTCATCCCGGTGACGGCGGGaatcctcgacctcgtcatgGCCCGGCTCTCGTACACGGGCTACCTGGTCTCCAACACGTCCTCCGCCGCATCGTCCCCGGCCGAGATCGATTGGAAGCTCGCCAACCGCCTGGCAACCCATCATCCCGGCACCTGCCTGGGCGCCCACTTCATCAACCCGTCGCTGAAGGCCCCGAGCCTGAAAGAGGCGCCCCTCGAGTGGATGAAGTGGTCCCTCGCCAAGTTCTTCCGCGCCCCCATCCTCGGCTACCAGAGCGAAGACATACGCTCGCTGGACCGGACGGAGCACGCTCGGCAACGTGAATCCGCGCCCGCCGTTGAACCGAACACGCCGTCCTACGCCTTGTGCGACTCCCCCGTCGGCCTGCTGGCCCTTGTCCTCCGCGtcctccgcgtcctcggGACCAGGAAGGAgttctccgccgccgagatcatCACCTTCACCCAGACCGCCTGGCTCCCCGGGCCCGAAGCCGCGATGCGGTTCTGGGCGCACTGCCTGACGCagcgggaagaggagaagcCTACGTTGGAACCGGGAAAGAAGCCAACCGTCGCCATTACGGTCTTCTCGGCGAGCGGCGACACGGGAACCGCAGGCGCCGAGGCCCGGGACGCACTGCCTCACGCAACACCGACCCATCACGTGTGTCCCGCGTGGGCCAACGTCTCGTACGACGCCGCCTACGTGCGCCGCGTTGCGGGCAACCCAGGGCTTGTTGCGTGGGACCGCCCGGAGCTcatcggcgagggcgtccgAGGCCTGGCGAGGAGACTCCTCTCCCCGGACGGCCGACTGAAAGGCTCAGGTCAGCCGAGCACGGCGCCGCTGcggggcgtcgtcgtcaatcCGTCCGATGTCCCACCGAGCGCGGGCGGCCAAAGGTCGAAACTGCAGTCTCCGAGgactgcggcggcgccttccACCCCGCAAATTGAGACGGCGACCTGGCGCCTCCAGCGGATCCGCGAGGCTTCCGAGACCCCACAGAAGACGGCTCGGCAGGGGGATCACGAGGGAGAGACGCCCGACCCCGACTTTGACGGGGCGAGCCCCGACACCATTGTGGTTACGCCTCCGCCGAACGAGGGTTTGCGATAG
- a CDS encoding Timeless protein codes for MEMPDGTSDIVHPEVRAHINSLVSALGGTSADDDGRYKLGDDALEVLRDLKKWIRFYDEKTNRMDVARCIAGANLVEGDLLQILASWPENDTNNKFKARVALACFEIMVPLTWPMDRDAERMTVNHHRHIAVLELAQVGYKQAIINFDGAQILNTAVRTALPSMAIAIGDRTPRDQGIIKLVLFFLRNMAMITPPPGAKYEGDETQISRSTTIDAFSFQDIFAVLLMLASNMGEDFRTEDVIVMEVIYHLVKQVDIKKLFMDERQLSKAKAQELSSLMSKETAMRSAQNRKGPTRHNRFGTMIWMQRDDGKVSTITGQDALADSITRQKKLDESKTFKPPRRAKKGELESKDLGAPVKLNARANAQLRTFVEDFLDAGFNPLFEHVRKSLDREAPHVLSYHRRQFMYLVAWFLEAERVRRKSKREAKKPGTADEISSFNLVAGVLNQPMFVTLTKTMHDSWEQKEWPTLTASMRCFTQILLTVQEMTESGNEDDQDIAENTLSRLFYEDSTHDLIANVVRQYKEQGFEYLDSATELTHHFLRILEAYSKQNVDMQVRSRRRTRRKKKAAENTTGVETLDGDNDDSANDEANAERTSKERKFDFHRFTSRFTPQGVVDTFVAFTKYYRDLDDSQLKRAHRYFYRIAFKQDMSVMLFRVDIVHLLYNMIKGPEPLDRNSGMFKEWEELSKQILRKCMRKIEERPELVIELLFSKTNSTAFYLEYGHEKQTISTTNPRPAAELEFKHTEERNRQIAIVVGALLDKNQGDHIAWVKSMLQSVEDERRGWAAANEVIPSVERTELTAEDASADEKANLPPPFTVRPDGDARRNAVFKNSHLRLLMKLVGFERLAPTIEETPESLWILPSQVDAENLHESLDFINKAEFDPPVFEDGSAADDQLRRKKAVRKRAEYDDDDEGDIDDGPLFEPLGPTVRKAIDAPAPKTTKRRRRRKGSEEDEEQPNDSEVEEKARKRREREREKARKVKSEAYVHASDDDTDEEYDREFFLREEAQRLRMARVVEKVTLSAPTKRPAAVVLDESDDNDDDIVTLTRATQSTQASADADMDAGSEEEQNGDNRTPLTMSSPSSSQDQGTIKRRRLSPKEPSPEKGAEGQKAANADSENNEDDAPVPAGRVRQRTRGGFVMDSSDEE; via the exons ATGGAGATGCCGGACGGGACATCAGACATTGTCCACCCCGAAGTTCGCGCACACATCAACAGTCTTGTATCCGCG CTTGGTGGCACAagtgccgacgacgatggccgatacaagctcggcgacgacgccctcgaggttCTTCGCGATTTGAAGAAATGGATTCGCTTCTACGACGAAAAAACGAACCGCATGGACGTTGCACGATGCATTGCAGGCGCCAACCTTGTCGAAGGCGACCTCCTCCAAATCCTCGCGAGCTGGCCCGAAAATGATACAAACAACAAGTTCAAGGCTCGCGTCGCCCTCGCGTGCTTTGAGATCATGGTGCCACTGACCTGGCCCATGGATCGAGACGCCGAGCGAATGACGGTCAATCATCACCGTCACATAGCGGTTCTTGAACTTGCGCAAGTGGGCTACAAGCAGGCCATCATCAACTTCGACGGTGCCCAGATTCTCAATACGGCTGTTCGGACCGCATTGCCATCGATGGCCATCGCGATTGGCGACCGGACTCCTCGCGACCAAGGCATAATCAAGCTCGTGCTCTTTTTCCTTCGGAATATGGCCATGATCACTCCTCCCCCGGGTGCCAAATACGAAGGGGACGAGACGCAGATATCCCGTTCCACGACGATCGACGCATTCTCATTTCAAGATATCTTTGCGGTTCTGCTGATGCTGGCATCAAACATGGGGGAAGACTTCCGCACCGAGGACGTGATTGTCATGGAAGTCATATACCACCTGGTCAAGCAGGTCGACATTAAGAAGCTTTTCATGGATGAGCGGCAGTTAAGCAAGGCAAAAGCCCAAGAACTGTCGTCCCTGATGAGCAAAGAGACTGCGATGCGCAGTGCGCAGAACCGCAAGGGACCCACGCGCCACAACCGGTTTGGCACCATGATATGGATGCAGCGCGACGACGGAAAGGTGTCGACCATCACCGGCCAGGACGCGCTTGCGGACAGTATCACGCGGCAGAAGAAGCTTGACGAGTCCAAGACGTTTAAGCCACCACGCAGGGCGAAGAAGGGCGAACTGGAATCAAAGGATCTCGGCGCACCCGTCAAGCTCAACGCGAGAGCTAATGCCCAACTTCGGACTTTCGTCGAAGACTTCCTCGACGCGGGTTTCAACCCTCTGTTCGAGCACGTCCGCAAATCTCTTGACCGAGAAGCGCCGCACGTTCTGTCGTACCATCGGAGACAGTTCATGTACCTCGTCGCCTGGTTCTTGGAGGCGGAGCGAGTTCGCAGAAAGTCCAAACGGGAAGCCAAGAAGCCAGGCACAGCCGACGAGATCAGCAGCTTCAACCTCGTGGCCGGCGTGTTGAACCAGCCAATGTTTGTCACgctgacgaagacgatgcaCGACTCCTGGGAACAAAAGGAGTGGCCcaccttgacggcgtcgatgcgGTGCTTTACTCAAATCCTCCTCACCGTTCAAGAGATGACGGAGTCCGGAAATGAGGATGACCAAGACATTGCGGAAAACACATTGAGTCGTCTTTTCTACGAAGATTCCACGCACGACCTGATCGCCAACGTTGTGAGGCAATACAAAGAACAAGGCTTTGAGTATCTCGATAGCGCCACGGAACTGACGCACCATTTCCTGCGGATTCTGGAGGCGTACTCGAAACAAAACGTCGATATGCAGGTCCGGTCTCGTAGGCGTACCcgaaggaagaagaaggctgctGAGAACACCACGGGCGTGGAAACCCTCGACGGAGACAACGACGATTCCGCAAACGACGAGGCCAACGCCGAGAGAACCTCAAAGGAGCGCAAGTTCGACTTCCACCGATTTACATCGCGGTTCACGCCCCAGGGAGTCGTCGACACTTTTGTCGCTTTTACGAAATATTACCGGGATCTGGATGATTCTCAGCTCAAGCGCGCTCACCGCTACTTCTACCGCATTGCTTTCAAGCAAGATATGAGTGTGATGCTGTTCCGGGTCGACATTGTGCACCTCCTGTACAACATGATTAAGGGGCCGGAGCCTCTGGACAGGAATTCGGGAATGTTCAAGGAGTGGGAGGAGCTTTCGAAGCAGATTCTCAGAAAATGCATGCGCAAGATTGAGGAGCGGCCTGAACTTGTGATCGAGCTGCTATTTTCCAAGACCAACAGCACGGCGTTTTATCTGGAGTACGGCCATGAGAAACAGACTATTTCGACAACGAATCCCCGGCCCGCGGCAGAACTCGAGTTCAAGCATACCGAAGAACGCAATCGACAAATCGCCATCGTTGTTGGGGCCCTACTTGACAAGAATCAAGGTGACCACATAGCTTGGGTCAAATCCATGCTTCAGTCTGTTGAGGACGAGCGGCGTGGCTGGGCGGCAGCAAACGAGGTCATACCGTCTGTGGAACGCACCGAACTAACCGCGGAAGATGCATCGGCTGATGAGAAGGCCAATCTACCTCCCCCCTTCA CTGTACGACCGGACGGCGATGCCCGCAGAAATGCCGTGTTCAAAAACTCGCACCTGCGCCTCCTAATGAAGCTTGTGGGTTTCGAAAGGCTTGCTCCCACCATTGAGGAGACGCCAGAGTCATTATGGATTTTGCCCTCCCAGGTGGATGCGGAAAACTTGCATGAGAGCCTGGACTTTATCAACAAAGCCGAGTTTGACCCGCCTGTCTTCGAAGATGGCAGTGCTGCTGATGATCAGCTTCGGCGGAAGAAGGCTGTTCGAAAGCGGGCCGaatacgacgacgacgacgaaggcgacaTTGACGACGGGCCCCTCTTCGAGCCGCTGGGACCCACCGTCCGCAAAGCCATTGACGCGCCCGCGCCCAAGACGACGAAGCGAAGGCGGCGCAGAAAAGGgagcgaggaagacgaggagcagCCGAACGATTCcgaggtggaggagaaggccagGAAGCGCAGAGAAcgggagagagaaaaggcgAGAAAGGTCAAGAGTGAGGCATACGTCCAcgccagcgacgacgacacggaCGAGGAGTACGACCGCGAGTTCTTCCTTCGGGAGGAGGCTCAGCGCTTACGCATGGCTCGCGTCGTGGAGAAGGTGACGCTGTCAGCGCCTACCAAGAGGCCGGCCGCGGTTGTCCTTGACGAaagcgacgacaacgacgatgaTATCGTCACCTTGACGAGGGCTACCCAGTCGACGCAAGCGAGCGCCGATGCGGACATGGATGCTGggagcgaggaggagcaaAACGGCGACAACAGGACGCCTTTGACAATGTCTAGCCCGTCTTCCTCGCAGGACCAGGGTACCATAAAACGGAGGCGGCTATCCCCTAAAGAACCATCCCCTGAAAAGGGGGCAGAGGGGCAGAAGGCGGCGAACGCCGACTCGGAAAAtaacgaggacgacgccccGGTGCCCGCAGGACGCGTGCGGCAGCGTacgaggggggggttcgtcATGGACAGCAGTGATGAAGAATGA
- a CDS encoding 3-hydroxyacyl-CoA dehydrogenase: MATAIARARVAVKLPGQLRAFSSTPKVASATGGVKRLGVIGAGQMGLGIALVAAQRAQIPVTLVDANKAALDKGLAFAEKLLAKDVSKSRISQEQADQARSLLSPATSIDQLSDVDFVIEAVPEIPNLKFEIFARLAEVCPKHAILATNTSSISITRIAASTTKDPTDTSASSRVVSTHFMNPVPIQKGVEIISGLQTSQETLDKAVAFCKAMGKITSVSADSPGFLANRILMPYINEAIICLETGVGDKESIDSIMKNGTNVPMGPLQLADFIGLDTCLAIMKVLYEETGDSKYRPSVLLRKMVDAGWLGKKSGKGFYDY; encoded by the exons ATGGCGACTGCAATTGCTCGTGCCCGGGTGGCAGTGAAGCTCCCCGGACAGCTTCGTGCCTTCAGCTCTACCCCCAAGGTGGCGTCTGCTACTGGGGGAGTAAAGAGACTGGGTGTCATTGGTGCCGGACAGATG GGACTCGGCATCGCTCTCGTGGCGGCCCAGAGAGCGCAAATCCCCGTAACGctggtcgacgccaacaaGGCGGCCCTTGACAAGGGTTTGGCATTCGCCG AGAAGCTCCTCGCAAAAGACGTGTCCAAGTCGAGGATTTCTCAGGAACAGGCCGACCAAGCCCGTTCGCTCCTCTCGCCGGCCACGTCTATCGATCAGCTGTCGGACGTGGACTTTGTGATTGAGGCCGTGCCCGAGATTCCCAACCTCAAGTTCGAGATTTTTGCCAGGCTCGCCGAGGTTTGCCCCAAGCATGCCATCCTGGCCACCAACACATCATCCATCTCCATCACACGGAtcgcggcatcgacgaccaAGGACCCAACAGACACCTCGGCCAGTTCCCGGGTCGTCTCAACGCACTTCATGAACCCGGTCCCCATCCAGAAGGGCGTGGAGATCATCAGCGGCCTGCAGACTAGCCAGGAGACGCTCGACAAGGCCGTTGCTTTCTGCAAGGCCATGGGAAAGATcacctccgtctcggcggaCTCTCCCGGGTTCCTCGCCAACCGCATCCTCATGCCATACATCAACGAGGCCATCATCTGCCTGGAgaccggcgtcggcgacaagGAGTCTATCGACTCCATCATGAAGAACGGCACCAACGTGCCGATGGGCCCGCTGCAGCTTGCCGACTTTATCGGCCTGGACACGTGTCTTGCCATCATGAAGGTTCTTTACGAAGAGACTGGCGACTCCAAGTACCGGCCCAGTGTGTTGCTGCGCAAAATGGTCGATGCCGGCTGGCTGGGGAAGAAGAGCGGAAAGGGTTTCTACGACTACTGA